The sequence below is a genomic window from Lujinxingia litoralis.
AGCGCTGGTGGTGGGCATGTGTTCCATCATGCGTTTGAGTTTCACCGAGCGTAGGCCGCTGCGCGTGAAGAAAAAGATGGCGACGGAGCAGATCGCGAACACGATCCATCCGAACATTCCGGGGGCAGAGGACGGAGACTCAATTGGTGCACGCAGTGCGTCCTCCTCCTTGCTGAGTTCCGGCCCTTCGAGCAGGGCTTCAGGTACCCGGGAGGCAAACACGAGTTCGGGGAAACGCGTCAGATCAGCGCGGGCTGATTCGATCACCTGGGTCGCCGCCACACGAATGCGCCGTGCCCGCTGACGGTCGTAGTTATTTGCCAGGGCGCCGAGTTGCAGCGGGTCATTTCGCCAGTCGCCATCGGCTGGTAGCGCCCCCAGGGATGAGAGTTCCGTGGACATGGCCGCATCCAGGCGTGTTAGGCGGTCGTGCCACTCCTCGACGTCGCGTTGGGCCAGCTGCAGGCCCATAACGATCAGGATGATGGAGGCGCCGGCTGAGAGCGTGATCAGGAAAAGCGTGGTGTTATGGGCGCGGAACAGGCCGAGGAAGAGAAAGGCCGAAATCATCAAGAGCACCAGGCCGAAACCATTGCTAACGACGGCGAGATTCGCGCGCCGGTGGGTCTCGCTGCTCTGATCTGCTCTGGCGATGATGGGCACGTAGCTTCCGGGAGAGGCGAATCCGACACTCAGTCGGGCCTCGTCGGCATAGCCGGCCATGCCCATCACCAGCACGGAGTGTCCCGGTTCCAGGCGCCGCTCGGTGTAGCGCTTATCGCCGGCGGTACGCATCGATGAGACGGGGAGGCTAAAGGGGGCACCGTCGTGCGGATGCACGCGAATCGGGCCGGTGTCATCCTGGAGCACAAAATCAATGAAGCGTTGCTCGCTGTGGATCGTAACCCAGCGGGTGTCGCCGTCGCTGTCGGTTTCCTCGCGTTCGATCTCGTAGTGGTAGTAGACCGAGGGCGTGTCGGTATCGGTGCTCCGCAGCAGGGTCGTCCCCTCAAGCTGGTGGACCTGGCCACGCAGGTAGACCTCGCCGGGGAGAGCGCCCTGAACCTTGCTCAGTGGCATACGGCTGATGCGCCGGGCGTCTTGAAGTTGAGCGAAGCTCAAATTGAGCAGGTAGAGGCCGATGAGGGCAAGAACAAGGGACGCGATACACTTGAGCAAGCGCACGGGAACCTCCGAAACAGGGCTCCGATACGGGAAATCCCGAGCGCGGGCCGGTGGGGGCTACGGCCTGAGTAAACCAGCAGGCAATGCACAACGTGGGGAGGATGTATCGTAGATGCCCGACGATGAGTAGCCGAAGTCCGTGGCCCCCTGGTGGTACGTATTTCCACAGGGATGGGCGCGCGGCGTGCTCGTGAGCATCGACATCGCTCGAAAGGTCTGAAATAGTAGGGGAGACGGAGTGTTTATACCTTTATCCCATTCGCCTCCGATGTCCGCGTAGCACCTTCGGTGGTGAGCGGCGCCGCGGCGCACAGGGAAGGGAACAGCCCCCTGATTAAAAGGGGCCGGGCCCGCATGGATTACCTTAACCCAGGTCGACGGCGTTGGACGTTGTCATAGCGGAAGCCATCGGGATTTTTGTCTGTCTGATCTGCTCCGCCTACTTTTCCGGTTCGGAGACGGCTCTAACCTCCTTGAGCGAGGGCCAGACCGAGCGGCTTATCGAAGAAGATGGGATCAACTCGTTGCGTCTGTGGCGCGAGAAGCCTCTGGTCGTTCTGACCTCGATCCTCATCGGCAATAACATCTTCAATATCACAGCATCGGCGCTGGCGACCGATCTGGCGGCACGGGTGCTCGGGGGGACTTCGGCCTCGCAGTGGGCAATCCCGGTAGCGGTTGGAGCGACGACCTTTTTGCTGCTGACCTTTGGTGAGATCACGCCCAAGACGCTCGCCAAAGTTCGCAATCAGCAGGTGGCGCGCCTGGTCATGTGGCCCATGCGTCTGCCGGTGATGCTCTTCGCGCCGGTCACGTTTTTTTTCAACAAACTTGCCGCCGGCGTGATGCGACTGGTTGGCGGGAGCGTGGACGAGAAGCAGCCCTACGCCACCAGCGACGAGATCCAGTACATGATCGACGTCGGTTCACGTGAAGGACAGCTCACCGAGGATCGGGAGCGTCTTTTGCGTTCGGTCTTTGAGTTTCCCGATACGGTGGTGCGCGAGATCATGGTGCCGCGGACCGATATGGTGGCGATTCCCGAGGACACCACTCTGGAACGGGTGCTCGAAGTGCTGATGGAGTGCGGGCACAGTCGAATTCCGGTCTACCGGGAGACGATCGACGATATTGTCGGGCTCTTTTACGCCAAAGACGTCATTCAGCTGATGGCCTCCGGCCAGGAGTTTGAGCTCAGCCGCTTACTGCGGCGCACCTATTTTGTGCCGGCGACCAAGCGGATCGCTGACCTCCTGACCGAGTTTCAGATCAACCGGATCCATATGGCGGTGGTCGTCGATGAGTTCGGGGGTACTGCGGGGCTCATCACCCTGGAAGATATTATCGAAGAGTTCTTTGGTGATATTCAGGATGAATATGACGCGGAGCCGGCTCAGATCATTGCGGTCGATGACGTGCGGGTGATGGCCGACGCCCGGGTGCCGATCTACGAACTCGAGGAGTATTACGACATCGATCTTCCGGAACACCCGGACTACGAGTCGTTGGGAGGGTTCTTGCTCTCGCAATCGGGGAGTGTTCCGGAGCCGGGCGATGAGATCGTGTGGAACGATCTGGTATTTCGCGTTATTGACGCCGACGCCAAACGCGTGATCAGCGTGGAGATCGAGCGTCGGCCCGCCGAAGAGAGCGATCCGCAGGAGTTGGTTTCCTGAGAGGGAAGCCCGTATCACGGGCTGGCGAGTCGAGAATGCGTGCGAATAATCCCCGCCGGCCCGCGTCTTATACACGAGCGAGCCCCGGGTTTCGGGGCGGTCGATGACGCGCCACTACTGAATTGAGAGAAGACATGGTGAGTAGACGAACGAAGGTGACTTCCATTCGCCGGGCTCTGGCAATGCTGGCCCTGGGAGGAGTCGCGGTGCTGGGAGCCCCGATGGAGTCGCAGGCCCAGGATCCCGCCGCGACGGCTGAGGCGCAAGCGCCGGCGAACATGAGCGCCGAGGACGTGGCTCGCCGCGTGCAGCGCTTCTATCAGGAGACCGGGGACTTCCAGGCTGCGTTTGCCCAGACCTATACCGACATCGCCGCCGGGGAGAGCAAGCGCTCGCGCGGACGCGTCTACTTTAAGAAGCCCG
It includes:
- a CDS encoding LemA family protein, which codes for MRLLKCIASLVLALIGLYLLNLSFAQLQDARRISRMPLSKVQGALPGEVYLRGQVHQLEGTTLLRSTDTDTPSVYYHYEIEREETDSDGDTRWVTIHSEQRFIDFVLQDDTGPIRVHPHDGAPFSLPVSSMRTAGDKRYTERRLEPGHSVLVMGMAGYADEARLSVGFASPGSYVPIIARADQSSETHRRANLAVVSNGFGLVLLMISAFLFLGLFRAHNTTLFLITLSAGASIILIVMGLQLAQRDVEEWHDRLTRLDAAMSTELSSLGALPADGDWRNDPLQLGALANNYDRQRARRIRVAATQVIESARADLTRFPELVFASRVPEALLEGPELSKEEDALRAPIESPSSAPGMFGWIVFAICSVAIFFFTRSGLRSVKLKRMMEHMPTTSARGATYGLNELHGQVTLGDEQQPLNSPLSDKRCVYYHYKVTKKSGDRTTTITDETHHIPFWLDDGNAAIRVTPEQATFYTRHHKSKTAGSKTYSESAILLGEPLYVLGGAGMRDDNHACLEIGAQDDLPFVLSALPERELHYRIGRQGNLKLGVGITLAAALGMYTFTAFGTFGAGDYFYATATSLAYTTVCFIALMFNDLVFVRQRVRRAYANIEVALKKRFDLIQALLPAVKAYVAHEHETLQMIAALRTHAPASAPSEITLRQTNQDVAESNAASTRLFALREAHPHLQADAHITRLLDTLTDVEDELALMRSGYNDAVEHYNTRIATLPEFFISRTFGFEPMLLLDETIARVSDAPDIGILWEAPSRQTSPTH
- a CDS encoding hemolysin family protein yields the protein MDVVIAEAIGIFVCLICSAYFSGSETALTSLSEGQTERLIEEDGINSLRLWREKPLVVLTSILIGNNIFNITASALATDLAARVLGGTSASQWAIPVAVGATTFLLLTFGEITPKTLAKVRNQQVARLVMWPMRLPVMLFAPVTFFFNKLAAGVMRLVGGSVDEKQPYATSDEIQYMIDVGSREGQLTEDRERLLRSVFEFPDTVVREIMVPRTDMVAIPEDTTLERVLEVLMECGHSRIPVYRETIDDIVGLFYAKDVIQLMASGQEFELSRLLRRTYFVPATKRIADLLTEFQINRIHMAVVVDEFGGTAGLITLEDIIEEFFGDIQDEYDAEPAQIIAVDDVRVMADARVPIYELEEYYDIDLPEHPDYESLGGFLLSQSGSVPEPGDEIVWNDLVFRVIDADAKRVISVEIERRPAEESDPQELVS